A region from the Medicago truncatula cultivar Jemalong A17 chromosome 6, MtrunA17r5.0-ANR, whole genome shotgun sequence genome encodes:
- the LOC11417168 gene encoding caffeoylshikimate esterase isoform X3, protein MKPHVSDRDVQFKSYEVNSKGIEIFWKSWLPKESKPKAAVFFCHGYGDTCTFFFEGIARKLASCGYGVFAMDYPGFGLSEGLHGYITSFDQLVDDVIEQYSKIKENPEFKSLPCFLFGESMGGAVALKAHFKQPKAWNGAILCAPMCKISEKMVPPKLVVKMLIAMSNVLPKNKLVPTNDIGDAAFKDPKKREQTHYNVISYKDKPRLRTAVELLKTTEEIEQKLEEVTLPLFILHGEADTVTDPSVSKALYEKASSSDKKLELYKDAQHALIEGESDETITQILGDIISWLDEHSLKHNIETS, encoded by the exons ATGAAACCACATGTGTCGGACCGAGACGTTCAATTTAAA TCTTATGAGGTGAACTCAAAAGGGATTGAGATCTTTTGGAAAAGTTGGCTTCCTAAGGAATCTAAGCCAAAAGCAGCAGTATTTTTCTGTCATGGATATGGAGACACTTgcacttttttctttgaag GAATAGCTAGAAAACTTGCATCATGTGGATATGGAGTTTTTGCTATGGATTATCCAGGATTTGGTCTTTCAGAAGGTCTTCATGGCTATATTACTAGTTTTGATCAGCTTGTTGACGATGTCATTGAGCAGTACTCCAAAATCAAAG AAAATCCGGAGTTCAAGTCTCTTCCATGCTTTCTTTTCGGCGAATCTATGGGCGGAGCTGTTGCGTTGAAGGCACACTTCAAACAACCTAAAGCATGGAATGGTGCAATTCTTTGTGCACCAATGTGTAAA ATTTCAGAGAAAATGGTTCCACCAAAGTTGGTTGTAAAAATGCTAATTGCTATGTCCAATGTTCTTCCGAAGAATAAGTTGGTCCCGACAAATGATATAGGAGATGCAGCATTCAAAGATCCAAAGAAGAGGGAACAG ACACACTATAATGTTATTAGTTACAAGGATAAACCGCGCCTGCGGACTGCTGTAGAACTGCTTAAAACTACTGAAGAAATCGAACAAAAATTGGAAGAA GTGACTCTACCATTATTCATTCTTCATGGAGAAGCTGACACAGTGACTGATCCATCAGTGAGCAAAGCATTGTATGAAAAAGCAAGCTCTTCAGACAAGAAACTTGAGCTTTACAAAGATGCTCAACATGCCCTAATTGAGGGTGAGTCTGATGAAACAATTACTCAAATTCTTGGTGACATCATTTCTTGGCTTGATGAACATAGCTTGAAACATAATATTGAAACTTCCTAG